The DNA segment TCGAAACACGTGTCGACACAAGATATGAAAGAATTTAGAAAGTAAACAGAATGACACGGCCCGATATCATCATCTCGACCTCCTGGATGCTGCATCGCTCTATCAATCTCGAATGTGACAATCTCGTCACCCGCTCGAAGAGAAATGTTACCGTTAAAGACGTCGATGATCGCCTTGGCGGTTCTAAGGAATGGACGGCCCAGAATAATAGGAACTCTCTCATCAGCCTCCATATCGAGCACAACGAAATCCACTGGAAACACGAACTTATCCACTTTAACCAACAAATTCTCCACTATCCCACGAGGATACTTGACTGATCGGTCAGCCAAAGACAACGACATACGCGTGCGTGTCAACTCTCCTAAACCAAGCCGCTCGTCCAACGAAAACGGCATCAGATTGATGCTGGCCCCTAAATCGGCTAGAGCGTGAGCGGGGGTAACGTCTCCCCCAAAGAAACATGTAATCGTGAAAGTACCAGGATCGGTTAATTTCTCTGGCAACTTATTCAAGACTACCGCGGAACAACCTCCTGTCAATGGAATATTCGAAAGCTCACCAATCCTCTCCTTGCGCTTCAAAAGATCTTTGAGAAATTTAGCATACTTAGGCATAGATTGAATCGCCTCGATAAACGGAAGATTGATTTTCAACTGCGTGAACATCTCAAGGAATTTCCCGTATTCCTGAGCATACTTCTGCTGCTTAGCGCGGGCGGGAAACGGAAGGCGAGAATAATCAATCACTGGTGATGGCCGAACCTTCGTCGGCTGCTTCTCCACTTTCTTCTCTACTGGTGACTCCTCGGCGTGTGCGGTACTTGCCGGGTCTAGCCTCATGTGCACCTTTCCTGGAGCCTCCATCTCGATCTCCTCATCGACTtcatcctcttcctcttcctcaactctctctctcacaACCTCTCCCAAACTCTTCCCACTGCGGGTCGTAATAGCCTTCGCTGAATGATTCGCGGGATTCGTGAAAGTGTTTCCCGAAAACTGACCCGGCGGATGCTCCTGCAACTGCTTAGCAAGTCCACCTACTGTTCTCTGAAGATCGAGAAGAGTGGACTGCTTACTCTTGAGCTGAAGTTCGTGGCTTTTATTAATCTACTCCTGATTTTTAACGAAATCAGTGAGAGACTTCTGTGTCGCCTGATTTTGTGACATCATCTGGGCGAACATCTCCTCCACCCTACTCATACTACCCTCAGGAGCCTTTCCACTACCTTGACTCTCCTGAGTCGATCCCCCACTCGTAAACTGCCCACTCGAACCTGATCCACTAAACTGCCCACCCTGACCTGAACCAGAACTCGTGTAAATACCAGGCCCTCGACTCCGATACTGACCAGATGGAAAACCAGGAGGATTTCCAGATGAACGATAACCACTCGTATTACCACTACCGCGCCAGTTAGAGTTATAATTATGGAACGGATTCGTGGGACCCATATACTGACCGGATATGTACTCGACCTCCTCGAGCGTAAGCGTAGGACACTCAATAGTATCATGACCTCCTCTGCAAACCTCGCACCTATCAACTTTCTTCTTTATCTCACTCAACTCCTGCCTCATCTCTTGCCTCAACTCTTCCCTAACTCTCTCGACCATAGCAGCTACCGATGAATCCAAGCCAACTTGGTTTACCCCTTGATCGGCCGAGGTGGTACGCACAGGAATGGAAGTCCTGTTGGTAGTGCTGTAATCCATATCAGAGTGGGCAAAGCTCTCAAACAGGTCATTGCATTCAGTCACCGTCTTCTTTCCCATAAGCTGACCTCTACTGAAGTATCGAAGCGAGCTCTAATCTCAGGAGTAAGACCATTGTAGAATTTCTCGACTAACGCCCAATCGGATAGACCATGCTGAGAACAACGAGATATCAGGGTCTGAAAACGCTCCCAAGCTAAGTGGTACGGCTCATCATGCTCCATACGAAATGAGTGGATCTGGTCATGAAGGCGAGATGCCTTGGCAGGCGGAAAGTATTTGGCTAAGAATGCATCGCGAAGTCCTGCCCAAGTAGTGAAGGTGCCAGCTGGCTGAGAATCGAACCAGACGGCTGCGCGTCCAGCGAGTGAGAACGGGAAAACCTGAAGATACCTAGCATCAAGATTGACACCCTCAATGGAGAAGGTGCTGCAGAGGCGAGTGATGCGATTTATATGAGCGGGGGCATCCTCGTCGTCACGACCATGAAACTAGCAAGAATTTGTGATGGCGGTCATAATGTAGGAAGGAATCTGCCAGGAACGATCATTTGGGATGTCTGGAAGGGTGATGGGTGAATTCCCACCGGCGAAGCCGGTGGTCGCCTGATCGTAGACTGTCCTACGAGCCATTTGAGCTACGGGCGGCGGACTAGGTGGA comes from the Helianthus annuus cultivar XRQ/B chromosome 4, HanXRQr2.0-SUNRISE, whole genome shotgun sequence genome and includes:
- the LOC110933616 gene encoding uncharacterized protein LOC110933616; the protein is MDYSTTNRTSIPVRTTSADQGVNQVGLDSSVAAMVERVREELRQEMRQELSEIKKKVDRCEVCRGGHDTIECPTLTLEEVEYISGQYMGPTNPFHNYNSNWRGSGNTSGYRSSGNPPGFPSGQYRSRGPGIYTSSGSGQGGQFSGSGSSGQFTSGGSTQESQGSGKAPEGSMSRVEEMFAQMMSQNQATQKSLTDFLKSKQSTLLDLQRTVGGLAKQLQEHPPGQFSGNTFTNPANHSAKAITTRSGKSLGEVVRERVEEEEEDEVDEEIEMEAPGKVHMRLDPASTAHAEESPVEKKVEKQPTKVRPSPVIDYSRLPFPARAKQQKYAQEYGKFLEMFTQLKINLPFIEAIQSMPKYAKFLKDLLKRKERIGELSNIPLTGGCSAVVLNKLPEKLTDPGTFTITCFFGGDVTPAHALADLGASINLMPFSLDERLGLGELTRTRMSLSLADRSVKYPRGIVENLLVKVDKFVFPVDFVVLDMEADERVPIILGRPFLRTAKAIIDVFNGNISLRAGDEIVTFEIDRAMQHPGGRDDDIGPCHSVYFLNSFISCVDTCFEYISGADLVGEGVVDEHDEEKVEEVEEEQLDEDDELCVPEPLELDAIRDESTPVEIPPPLELKVLPSHLEYAFLGKNPNMPVIISSKLTEEEKVRLIEVLREHSDAIAWRLSDIKGISPTFCTHRILMEDVYKPVVQPQRRLNPNMQDVVRKEVMKLLDSGLIYPISDSAWDMVESSMEVFMDDFSVYGSSFDQCLMNLEKMLKRCVETKLMLNWEKGHFMVTEGEDRYDQPAPPPTSVKSVRSFLGHVGFYRRFIKDFSKITSPMTRLLEKDIPFVFDEDCLKAFEFLKEKLVTALILVSPDWSLPFELMCDVSDYAVGAVLGQRRENHFHPIYYTSKTLNDAQENYTTTEKELLAVVFAFDKFRSYLVLSKTVVFTDHSALRYLFQKKDAKPHLIRWILLLSEFDIEIKDKKGQRMWRQTTCPA